From Isachenkonia alkalipeptolytica:
CTTAGCAACCGCCATGGCTCGACGTTCTTCCGCCTTAGCTTGAGCAACACGCTTATCCGCATCGGCTTGATCCATTTGTAGTTGTGCACCGATGTTTCGTCCGATATCTACGTCAGCAATATCGATGGATAGAATTTCATAGGCCGTACCAGCGTCTAATCCTTTTTGCAGTACGGTTTTAGAGATTAAGTCCGGATTTTCCAGAACTTTTTTATGATTCTCTGAAGAACCTACGGTGGTTACAATTCCCTCACCAACTCGGGCGATAATGGTTTCTTCTCCAGCTCCACCTACAAGGCGTTCAATATTGGCCCGCACCGTTACTCTAGCACGTACCATCACTTCAATACCGTCTTTTGCTACGGCTGCAATCTTTGGGGTTTCAATCACTTTAGGGTTTACACTTACCTGTACCGCTTGTAGTACTTGACGGCCTGCTAAGTCAATCGCTGCGGCCCTTTCAAAGTTCAGGTTGATTTCAGCTCGTTGAGCAGCAATCAAAGCATCTACAACACTGTTTACATCACCACCAGCTAAAAAGTGGGCTTCCAGCTTGTCGGTATTCAAATCCAGACCTGCTTTTGTCGCCTTAATTAACGGAGCAACGATTCTTCTTGGCTGCACCCTTCTAAGACGCATTCCTATTAACGAGAAAATCCCAATCTTTACTCCTGAAAAATAAGCTGTAATCCATAATCCCACCGGTATAAAGCTTAGTAGTATGGATATAACAACAAAAGCTACTACAATTAAAACAATAATCGGTAAAAGTTCTTCTAACATTTACATTCCCTCCTCTTCATTTCTGCTTACATAAATTTTGCTACCCTCGGTTCTGGTCACAATCACCTTTGCCCCTTCTTCAATAAAAGACGAACCTTCAGTAACCACATTTAAAAGTTTTCCATCAACCTTGACGGTTCCGGAAGGTCTTAAATAACTGATTACAACCCCCTCTTTCCCAATGTATTCTACATAGGGATCGGTAGAAGTATATCCATCCTCAACTCTTTCAGAGCTTTTCAAAGTGATTTTGTCAAACAACTTGTTTTTCGGCCCGAATTTCAGCATTAAAACAAAAGTTGCAATGGTCAGCACCAGGGCAATAAGTATATAAACCACAGCAACCGCTGGGCTGCTGGCTGATAACACAATACTGACGATTATAGCGATTCCTCCGGAAATTCCCGGTATCCCCAATCCGGGGATCGTGGCTTCCACCAGCAAGAGAATGATACCAACTCCGAATAGAATAATCGCTAGGAGTCCCGAATCTCCAGCCAATAGGCTTCCAATAAAATAAAGGCTGAAAGAGGAGAGTCCGATAATGGCTCCAGCT
This genomic window contains:
- the floA gene encoding flotillin-like protein FloA (flotillin-like protein involved in membrane lipid rafts) codes for the protein MLEELLPIIVLIVVAFVVISILLSFIPVGLWITAYFSGVKIGIFSLIGMRLRRVQPRRIVAPLIKATKAGLDLNTDKLEAHFLAGGDVNSVVDALIAAQRAEINLNFERAAAIDLAGRQVLQAVQVSVNPKVIETPKIAAVAKDGIEVMVRARVTVRANIERLVGGAGEETIIARVGEGIVTTVGSSENHKKVLENPDLISKTVLQKGLDAGTAYEILSIDIADVDIGRNIGAQLQMDQADADKRVAQAKAEERRAMAVAKEQEMKAEVQEMRAKVIEAEAEVPKALSKALRDGNLGAMDYYNMKNVMSDTQMREEISKINKDETYKEDE